Proteins from one candidate division KSB1 bacterium genomic window:
- a CDS encoding nucleotidyltransferase family protein, with translation MPNPKLPVDQAKLDAFCLKWKVSEFALFGSVLRDDFGPNSDVDVLLAFEQGTDYSLFDLVDMEDELKEIFGRKVDLLLRKSVERSKNPYRRQAILSSAQTIYGSR, from the coding sequence ATGCCAAATCCAAAGCTGCCCGTTGACCAAGCCAAGCTTGATGCCTTCTGCCTGAAATGGAAGGTCAGCGAGTTCGCGCTCTTTGGATCCGTTCTGCGTGACGACTTCGGTCCGAATAGCGACGTGGATGTGCTCCTCGCGTTCGAGCAAGGCACGGACTACAGTCTGTTCGACCTCGTTGATATGGAAGATGAGCTGAAAGAGATCTTCGGCCGCAAGGTTGATCTTCTGCTGCGAAAATCCGTGGAGCGAAGCAAGAACCCGTACCGCAGGCAGGCAATTCTTTCCTCGGCACAGACGATCTATGGATCGAGATAG
- the gyrA gene encoding DNA gyrase subunit A — protein sequence MPKKTDDLHLPLGNGNGSERVLPQNIEEEMRTSYINYSMSVIVSRALPDVRDGLKPVHRRILYGMMELGLGAGRPYKKCARIVGDVMGKFHPHGDAAIYDTLVRMEQDFSLRYPLVDGQGNFGSIDGDSAAAMRYTEARMARLAEEMLADIDKETVDFVPNYDETMQIPSVLPAKVPNLLINGSDGIAVGMATRIPPHNLREVVNACIAMIENPVINVQELMQHVIAPDFPTGGIIYGKNGVYEAYTTGRGRITVRAKANVEEPAKASGRTKIVITEIPYQVNKTRLIETIVSMVNDKKIEGVADIRDESDRDGMRLVLELKREAMPDVVLSQLFKHTPMQETFGVIMLALVHGQPKVLDLRQVIDAYLEHRHSVVLRRAMFELKEARDRMHILEGLQIALDNIDEVIHIIRNASSTEVASAELQAAFQLSERQAKAILDMRLSRLTGLERQKLADEIRELRARIDHLTALVESKDLRMKLIRQELEEVRDKYGDNRRTEIVEDTAEVSIEDLIAPEEMVVTISHSGYVKRFPVSGFRKQGRGGRGSQGATTKEEDFIEHLFVASTHDYILFFTDKGRCYWLKVYQIPQLGRGTRGKALVNLIERSAEENVRAFVTVKDFAEDRYVLMCTKNGTVKKTALSDFSNPRSNGIIAINIEEGDELIEAAITNGQNEVIIGTNEGKAVRFTETDVRPMGRNAMGVRGVLLKGAARAIGMIVAHEGASILAVSELGYGKRVASEDYRMTKRGAQGVLTIKTTPKTGQLVAMKEVTENDDLIIITTNGVVIRQSMADIREMGRVTQGVRLIKLDAGDKLSALAKVVKDEDETGELIEANGE from the coding sequence ATGCCCAAGAAAACTGACGACCTCCATTTGCCGCTCGGCAATGGCAATGGCAGCGAACGTGTGCTGCCACAGAATATCGAAGAAGAAATGCGGACGTCGTATATCAATTACTCGATGTCCGTGATCGTCTCGCGCGCGCTGCCCGACGTGCGCGACGGCCTCAAGCCCGTCCACCGCCGCATCCTCTACGGCATGATGGAGCTCGGCCTCGGCGCCGGACGGCCCTACAAAAAATGCGCGCGCATCGTCGGCGACGTCATGGGTAAGTTCCACCCCCACGGCGACGCCGCGATCTATGACACGCTCGTGCGCATGGAGCAGGACTTCTCCCTGCGCTACCCGCTCGTCGATGGCCAGGGCAACTTCGGCTCCATCGACGGCGACTCTGCCGCGGCGATGCGGTACACCGAAGCGCGCATGGCCCGCCTCGCCGAAGAGATGCTCGCCGATATCGACAAGGAAACCGTCGACTTCGTCCCCAACTACGATGAGACGATGCAGATTCCCAGCGTGCTCCCGGCGAAGGTGCCGAACCTGCTGATCAACGGCTCCGACGGCATCGCCGTCGGCATGGCCACGCGTATTCCGCCACACAACCTGCGCGAAGTCGTCAACGCCTGTATCGCGATGATCGAGAACCCGGTCATCAACGTACAGGAGCTGATGCAGCATGTGATCGCGCCGGACTTCCCTACCGGCGGCATCATCTACGGCAAGAACGGCGTCTATGAAGCCTACACCACGGGCCGCGGCCGCATCACCGTGCGCGCCAAAGCCAACGTCGAAGAGCCCGCCAAAGCCTCGGGCCGCACCAAAATCGTCATTACCGAGATCCCCTATCAGGTCAACAAGACACGCCTGATCGAAACCATCGTCTCGATGGTGAATGACAAGAAGATCGAAGGCGTCGCCGATATCCGCGACGAATCGGACCGCGATGGCATGCGGCTCGTGCTCGAACTCAAGCGCGAAGCCATGCCCGATGTCGTCCTGTCGCAGCTCTTCAAACATACGCCGATGCAGGAAACGTTCGGCGTCATCATGCTCGCGCTCGTGCACGGCCAGCCGAAAGTTCTCGATCTGCGGCAGGTGATTGATGCCTATCTCGAACACCGCCACTCGGTCGTGCTGCGCCGCGCAATGTTCGAGCTGAAGGAAGCCCGCGACCGCATGCACATTCTGGAAGGCCTGCAGATCGCGCTGGACAATATCGATGAGGTCATCCACATCATCCGCAATGCGTCGTCCACCGAGGTGGCGTCGGCGGAACTGCAAGCGGCCTTCCAGCTCTCCGAGCGCCAGGCCAAGGCAATTCTCGATATGCGCCTGTCGCGCCTGACCGGACTTGAACGGCAAAAGCTCGCCGATGAAATCCGCGAACTGCGCGCGCGCATTGATCACCTCACCGCGCTCGTCGAGTCCAAGGACTTGCGGATGAAGCTGATCCGGCAGGAACTCGAAGAGGTCCGCGACAAGTACGGCGACAATCGCCGCACCGAAATCGTCGAAGATACGGCCGAAGTTTCCATCGAAGACTTGATCGCCCCCGAAGAGATGGTCGTCACGATCTCCCACTCCGGCTACGTCAAGCGCTTCCCCGTCTCCGGCTTCCGCAAGCAGGGCCGCGGTGGCCGCGGCTCGCAGGGTGCGACCACCAAGGAAGAGGACTTCATCGAACATCTGTTCGTGGCCTCGACGCACGACTACATCCTGTTCTTCACCGACAAGGGCCGCTGCTACTGGCTCAAAGTCTATCAGATTCCGCAGCTCGGCCGCGGTACGCGCGGCAAGGCGCTCGTGAATCTGATCGAACGTTCCGCCGAGGAGAACGTGCGCGCGTTCGTCACCGTCAAGGATTTCGCCGAAGACCGCTATGTGCTCATGTGTACGAAGAACGGCACGGTCAAGAAGACGGCGCTCTCCGATTTCTCCAACCCGCGCTCCAACGGTATCATTGCGATCAACATCGAAGAAGGTGACGAACTCATCGAAGCCGCGATCACGAACGGTCAGAATGAAGTCATCATCGGCACCAACGAAGGCAAGGCCGTGCGCTTCACCGAAACCGATGTCCGCCCGATGGGCCGCAATGCCATGGGCGTGCGCGGGGTGCTGCTGAAGGGCGCGGCGCGCGCCATCGGCATGATCGTCGCCCACGAAGGCGCGAGTATTCTCGCCGTCAGCGAACTCGGCTACGGCAAGCGCGTCGCCAGCGAAGATTACCGCATGACCAAGCGCGGCGCGCAGGGCGTGCTCACGATCAAGACCACGCCCAAAACCGGACAGCTCGTGGCCATGAAAGAGGTCACCGAAAACGATGACCTGATCATCATCACCACCAACGGTGTCGTGATCCGCCAGAGTATGGCCGACATCCGCGAAATGGGCCGCGTCACGCAGGGGGTCCGCCTGATCAAACTGGACGCCGGAGACAAACTCAGCGCCCTTGCCAAAGTCGTCAAGGACGAAGACGAAACCGGCGAACTGATCGAAGCCAACGGCGAATAG
- a CDS encoding nucleotidyltransferase domain-containing protein produces the protein MEPRIPVNREQIVAFCQKWQIVEFAFFGSVLTDDFRPDSDVDVMVTFAPEAKWRMSHWFEMEDELRRTFGRSVDLVTRPDVERMDNYIRRRSILAGAARYYAH, from the coding sequence ATGGAACCCCGTATCCCCGTCAACCGCGAACAGATCGTCGCCTTCTGTCAGAAATGGCAGATCGTCGAGTTCGCCTTTTTCGGCTCCGTCCTCACCGATGACTTCCGTCCCGACAGCGACGTGGACGTGATGGTCACGTTTGCGCCGGAGGCGAAGTGGCGCATGTCACATTGGTTCGAGATGGAGGACGAGCTGCGTCGGACCTTCGGTCGCAGCGTTGATCTGGTGACGCGCCCCGATGTCGAGCGTATGGACAACTATATCCGCCGCCGCAGCATCCTCGCCGGCGCAGCCCGTTACTATGCTCACTGA
- a CDS encoding DNA adenine methylase — protein sequence MGHHDEDAVATPSPRTKPFLKWAGGKSALLPTLRKCFPPRFNKYVEPFVGGGALFFDLAPDAALLADSNAELVNCYRVVKTRAKQLIEILQDVPVSSVEYYEIRQLDPNELDSLSRAARLIYLNKTCFNGLYRVNRFGQFNTPYGGARVVNVVDEVTILRASRALQRATIACGDFYDLLLDTAERGDFVYLDPPYLPVSQYADFKRYTKEQFGVEDHIRLAEMLALLTARGCFVLLSNSYTEFIANLYKEFWQVTVYAPRAINCKVGGRGIVRELLIANYDISRMTV from the coding sequence ATGGGACATCATGATGAAGATGCAGTTGCTACGCCGTCACCAAGAACCAAACCCTTTCTCAAGTGGGCAGGTGGCAAGTCCGCGCTGTTACCAACGCTTCGAAAATGCTTTCCGCCGCGATTTAACAAATATGTGGAACCATTTGTCGGGGGCGGTGCACTGTTTTTTGATTTGGCACCCGATGCTGCCCTTCTCGCCGATTCTAATGCTGAGCTTGTCAACTGCTACAGGGTTGTCAAGACAAGGGCTAAGCAATTGATCGAGATTCTTCAAGATGTGCCTGTTAGTTCCGTCGAATACTACGAGATACGTCAATTGGATCCCAACGAGCTTGATTCTCTGAGTCGAGCAGCACGTCTGATCTACCTCAACAAGACTTGCTTCAATGGACTGTATAGAGTAAACCGATTCGGTCAGTTCAATACGCCCTATGGAGGCGCACGCGTTGTCAATGTTGTCGATGAAGTCACGATACTCCGCGCAAGTCGAGCACTTCAACGCGCAACGATTGCGTGCGGTGATTTCTACGATCTACTATTGGACACGGCAGAACGCGGGGATTTTGTATACTTGGATCCTCCATACCTCCCAGTGAGTCAGTACGCAGATTTCAAGAGATATACAAAAGAGCAGTTTGGAGTCGAGGATCACATCAGGCTAGCGGAGATGCTGGCGTTGCTGACTGCGCGAGGGTGCTTTGTCTTGCTTAGCAATTCATATACTGAATTTATTGCGAACTTGTACAAAGAGTTCTGGCAAGTGACCGTGTACGCACCGCGGGCCATCAATTGTAAGGTTGGTGGGCGGGGAATCGTGCGCGAGCTGTTGATAGCCAACTACGACATTAGTCGCATGACCGTATGA
- a CDS encoding tetratricopeptide repeat protein produces MLSKQAREAKYEAAMSSARDHLHYERFGQAIKALQEAARLCADRVEPLYMLGTMYGDQERWAATVEVLKKAVRIEPEHFGAWTALGIACHQTGDLERAEKAFVRATELQPDRVETWYAYGEVLMDLDEVVSAADAFQKAADLAPDDDELQMRAGSAQLEAFDAEAARHCFERILSRRPHHESAAFVYALSYLRSLPPDPNEAVRRFDELLGKFPHSYDMFLNVGRGFLEANDLDRARTTFEQARKLTAAPADAELGLARIAMRNEDEQTWTAHVRAAYRLNPTNSEAIYLMAILHRQEGRQPESDELLRELTRRDPDYAMEAAQSLLDSGLVK; encoded by the coding sequence ATGCTCAGTAAACAAGCCCGCGAGGCGAAGTACGAAGCGGCGATGTCCAGCGCGCGTGATCATCTGCATTACGAGCGCTTCGGGCAGGCGATCAAAGCGCTGCAAGAGGCGGCGCGGTTATGCGCGGACCGCGTCGAGCCGCTGTACATGCTGGGCACGATGTATGGCGATCAAGAACGCTGGGCGGCGACGGTTGAGGTGCTGAAGAAAGCCGTCAGGATTGAGCCCGAGCACTTCGGAGCGTGGACCGCGTTGGGCATCGCCTGCCATCAGACTGGTGATCTCGAGCGCGCCGAAAAGGCCTTTGTCCGCGCCACGGAATTGCAGCCCGACCGCGTCGAGACATGGTACGCCTACGGCGAAGTGTTAATGGACCTCGATGAAGTCGTCAGCGCGGCGGACGCATTTCAGAAAGCCGCCGATCTCGCGCCCGACGACGATGAATTGCAGATGAGGGCCGGGAGCGCGCAACTCGAGGCCTTCGACGCGGAAGCCGCCCGTCACTGCTTCGAGCGGATCTTGAGCCGACGCCCGCACCACGAAAGCGCCGCTTTCGTGTATGCGCTCTCCTACCTGCGCTCCTTGCCGCCGGACCCCAATGAGGCCGTGCGCAGGTTCGACGAGCTGCTCGGGAAGTTCCCGCATTCCTATGACATGTTCCTGAATGTCGGACGCGGATTTCTCGAAGCCAATGATCTTGACCGCGCGCGAACTACATTCGAGCAGGCACGCAAGCTGACCGCCGCACCCGCCGATGCCGAGCTCGGACTTGCCCGCATTGCGATGCGGAACGAGGACGAGCAAACTTGGACTGCGCATGTCCGCGCGGCTTACCGTCTGAATCCGACCAACTCCGAGGCCATCTACCTCATGGCCATTCTCCACAGACAGGAAGGTCGCCAGCCGGAATCCGACGAGCTCCTGCGAGAACTTACCCGACGAGACCCTGACTACGCGATGGAGGCCGCGCAGTCTTTGCTCGACAGCGGTCTCGTGAAGTAG
- a CDS encoding DUF86 domain-containing protein — protein MLTDPAYLLDLLNEARILLELVDGMSYGEFVQDVRTTKAVERSFEILGTAVKGLSPEFRAAHPELPWRWMIDTRNVIAHQYKKVNYALLWETIQVDIPELIRLLEPLVPPETS, from the coding sequence ATGCTCACTGATCCGGCCTATCTGCTGGACCTGCTGAACGAGGCCCGCATTCTGCTCGAGCTTGTCGATGGCATGAGCTATGGGGAATTCGTGCAAGACGTTCGGACAACGAAGGCCGTTGAGCGGTCCTTCGAAATTCTGGGAACCGCTGTCAAAGGACTGTCGCCCGAATTTCGCGCGGCTCACCCTGAGTTGCCCTGGCGCTGGATGATTGACACCCGCAACGTGATTGCCCACCAATACAAAAAGGTCAATTACGCGCTGTTGTGGGAGACCATTCAGGTTGACATCCCCGAACTCATCCGCCTGCTCGAACCGCTTGTGCCGCCCGAGACGAGCTAA
- a CDS encoding HNH endonuclease — translation MNFRLNAHYSVILMSLRANAPYSDRILDSGRILLYEGHDIPRLKDGPSPKSVDQPELTPSGGLTQNGLFHKAAQDFKSGKREAELVRVYEKIRAGIWTDNGLFRLTDSRREKSGGRSVFKFELELAEDAVLGNQHETVDLDHVRLIPSRVKAEVWKRDKGQCVTCGATDNLHFDHIIPFSKGGSSRSASNVQLLCERHNIAKRDKIE, via the coding sequence ATGAACTTCCGCCTGAACGCCCACTACTCGGTCATATTGATGTCCTTACGTGCCAATGCGCCCTATTCAGATCGGATTCTTGATAGCGGGCGAATTCTGCTATATGAAGGTCACGATATTCCACGCTTGAAGGATGGTCCAAGTCCGAAAAGCGTCGACCAGCCCGAACTTACCCCGTCCGGTGGATTGACCCAGAACGGACTGTTTCACAAAGCGGCACAAGACTTCAAATCTGGAAAACGTGAAGCTGAGCTCGTGCGCGTTTACGAAAAGATTCGAGCCGGAATTTGGACCGACAATGGCCTATTTCGTTTGACTGATTCGCGGAGAGAGAAAAGCGGCGGCCGCAGTGTATTCAAATTCGAACTTGAACTCGCCGAGGATGCTGTGCTTGGTAATCAACATGAGACCGTTGACTTGGATCACGTGCGGCTCATTCCGTCTCGCGTGAAGGCTGAAGTCTGGAAACGAGACAAAGGGCAATGTGTGACCTGTGGCGCCACAGACAACCTGCATTTTGACCACATCATTCCATTCTCGAAGGGCGGTTCCTCGCGCAGTGCGAGCAATGTCCAGCTACTTTGCGAACGCCACAATATCGCGAAGCGGGACAAGATCGAGTGA
- a CDS encoding DUF86 domain-containing protein — MRDILDAGNRIATKTNNVSLADFLANPDIQDIVMRQITIMGEAARIISDQTKERFSNIPWHKISGMRNRLVHEYRDIDYEEVWKTAKSDVPKLVRQIDRVLSEL, encoded by the coding sequence TTGCGGGATATCTTGGATGCCGGAAATCGGATCGCCACGAAGACAAACAATGTCTCGCTCGCTGACTTTCTCGCCAACCCCGACATTCAGGATATTGTGATGCGACAAATCACGATCATGGGTGAAGCGGCCAGAATTATTAGCGACCAAACGAAAGAGCGGTTTTCTAACATCCCATGGCACAAAATCTCCGGCATGCGTAATCGACTTGTGCATGAATATCGCGATATCGACTATGAAGAGGTTTGGAAGACGGCAAAGTCAGATGTCCCCAAACTGGTGAGACAAATCGACAGAGTCTTGTCGGAGTTGTGA
- a CDS encoding DUF1572 family protein, with protein MKWTPNTTADSAARQFLAVSAWQLRDYNFPKLREAVNRLTYAELWQRPGSASNSIGNLLLHLNGNVRQHIIGGVGGGTQERARDAEFAADGGPSGEALLAKLEQTVNEAHEVLMNGDPAKLLERRTIQGKDVILMDDIFHVAEHFSYHTGQIIYIVKALRNEGFNWYKTLEQKTP; from the coding sequence ATGAAATGGACCCCCAACACGACCGCTGACTCCGCTGCCCGACAGTTCCTTGCCGTCTCGGCCTGGCAGCTGCGCGACTACAACTTTCCCAAGCTCCGCGAAGCGGTGAACCGGCTTACGTACGCTGAACTCTGGCAACGACCCGGATCGGCCTCGAATAGCATCGGCAATCTGCTGCTGCATCTGAACGGCAACGTCCGGCAGCATATCATCGGCGGAGTCGGCGGCGGCACACAGGAACGCGCGCGGGATGCCGAGTTCGCCGCGGACGGCGGACCAAGTGGCGAGGCACTGCTCGCCAAACTTGAGCAGACCGTGAACGAAGCGCATGAGGTGCTCATGAACGGTGATCCGGCCAAGCTGCTCGAACGCCGCACGATTCAGGGCAAAGACGTCATACTGATGGATGACATCTTTCACGTGGCCGAGCACTTCTCCTATCATACCGGGCAGATCATCTACATCGTCAAGGCGCTCAGGAACGAAGGCTTCAACTGGTACAAGACGCTGGAGCAGAAAACCCCGTGA
- a CDS encoding T9SS type A sorting domain-containing protein, with translation MKSAIVILLALLLSMFSRPANAWINISLCEIDEALHCPCGTEGPLIGHTTAYVMQDVNLNGPDALDDTYAAVEYCQYIAEGCSCAWLPFGPVPDGPLMFYVRVAGSDSCCWISDEFPLANGYNHIELSGWECVPARCFARPFNTMAAWFTDCMQSVGCPCDYPLQLPLGTPICLWHDLDSNEVSDADTVVACFEFGAGAGRPPWNCQWTPAPDRMLSPGYYYLLINSGACCWVAGSYLSSNGGGTMAVTPGAWQCYDIPCAQAQPPASPSSVTVDCDTVLVAIRFVHDGYDVSGYHAYRNGEFFASFPSPAMFPFYDWQSVPGVVNTYCVSAYNHFGESALTCAPPCTVQFEPPSPNVIARPMPAMIPECVIAPNPFNPETAITLTLPMEMTATLAIYDVQGRLVTILADGALSAGQHRFSFNGAHLPSGLYFARLQTPESLTTHKLLLLK, from the coding sequence ATGAAAAGTGCTATCGTAATTTTGCTCGCCCTGCTTTTGTCCATGTTCTCTCGTCCCGCGAATGCGTGGATCAATATCTCGCTCTGCGAAATCGACGAAGCGCTGCACTGCCCGTGCGGAACCGAAGGACCGCTGATCGGTCATACGACGGCCTACGTCATGCAGGATGTGAACCTCAACGGCCCGGATGCACTGGACGACACCTATGCCGCCGTCGAGTACTGCCAATACATCGCGGAAGGCTGCTCCTGCGCGTGGCTGCCGTTCGGGCCGGTCCCCGACGGACCCCTGATGTTCTACGTCCGCGTCGCGGGCTCCGATAGCTGCTGCTGGATTTCCGACGAGTTCCCGCTGGCCAACGGATATAACCACATCGAGCTGTCCGGTTGGGAATGTGTCCCGGCGCGTTGTTTCGCGCGGCCGTTCAACACCATGGCCGCCTGGTTCACCGACTGTATGCAAAGCGTCGGCTGCCCCTGCGACTATCCGCTGCAACTGCCGCTTGGCACACCGATCTGCCTCTGGCATGATCTCGACAGTAACGAGGTCAGTGATGCCGACACCGTAGTCGCGTGCTTCGAGTTCGGCGCGGGCGCGGGACGGCCGCCGTGGAATTGCCAATGGACACCCGCGCCGGACCGCATGCTATCGCCGGGATACTATTATCTGCTGATCAACTCCGGCGCCTGCTGCTGGGTGGCGGGATCGTATTTGTCGAGCAACGGCGGCGGCACCATGGCCGTGACTCCGGGGGCGTGGCAGTGCTACGATATCCCGTGCGCGCAAGCCCAGCCGCCCGCGTCGCCGTCGTCCGTCACCGTGGATTGCGATACCGTGTTGGTGGCCATCCGCTTTGTTCATGACGGGTACGATGTGAGCGGTTATCACGCCTACCGCAACGGGGAGTTCTTTGCCAGCTTCCCCAGTCCGGCCATGTTTCCCTTCTATGACTGGCAGTCCGTGCCTGGAGTGGTCAACACCTATTGCGTGAGCGCGTACAACCACTTCGGCGAATCGGCTCTGACCTGTGCGCCGCCCTGTACCGTGCAGTTTGAGCCGCCGTCTCCCAACGTGATTGCCAGGCCCATGCCCGCTATGATTCCCGAATGCGTGATCGCGCCCAACCCGTTTAACCCGGAGACCGCGATCACGCTGACGCTGCCCATGGAGATGACCGCAACGCTGGCGATCTACGACGTGCAAGGCCGCCTCGTCACCATCCTCGCCGATGGCGCGCTGTCCGCCGGCCAGCACCGCTTCAGCTTCAACGGCGCGCACCTCCCCAGCGGCCTCTACTTCGCGCGGCTGCAAACGCCCGAGTCGCTAACTACGCACAAATTGCTGTTGCTGAAGTAG
- a CDS encoding transposase, with product MNDTSQPKRYNGTVRLPYLHYSEAGGYAITVVSHDRTPLFGRIEDGQMIASEYGLVVLREWMKSPVLRPGLMLDVFCLMPNHLHGIVILMESEQIAHGTEQIAHGCAALPRGPRDRAKRSISSMIAGFKAATTKRINELRGTPGQPVWQPKFYEHVIRNGADLLRQQEYITNNPLQWELDDEHPHP from the coding sequence ATGAACGACACAAGCCAACCTAAACGCTACAACGGTACGGTGCGCTTGCCGTATCTGCACTACAGCGAGGCAGGCGGCTACGCCATCACCGTGGTTTCACACGACCGCACGCCGTTGTTTGGCCGGATCGAGGACGGGCAGATGATCGCAAGTGAATATGGCTTGGTCGTCTTGCGTGAATGGATGAAATCGCCCGTGTTGAGACCGGGACTCATGCTGGATGTGTTCTGTCTTATGCCGAATCATCTTCACGGGATCGTCATTTTGATGGAGTCAGAGCAGATCGCGCACGGCACCGAGCAGATCGCGCACGGCTGTGCGGCGCTACCGCGTGGGCCTCGTGATCGGGCCAAACGCTCGATTAGTTCCATGATCGCGGGATTCAAAGCTGCGACGACCAAGCGCATCAACGAATTGCGCGGCACACCGGGACAACCGGTCTGGCAGCCCAAATTCTACGAGCATGTCATCCGCAACGGCGCCGATCTGCTGCGCCAGCAAGAGTACATTACAAACAACCCGCTCCAGTGGGAGCTTGACGACGAGCACCCCCACCCGTAG